A single Parabacteroides timonensis DNA region contains:
- a CDS encoding HU family DNA-binding protein, whose product MAVKYRLVQRKDMSKDAAEDAKLFYAVSSSTGMCDTDKLCEIIADRSAATPGDVKLVLDGVLHVLREKLPDGQTIQVGDLGYFQASLGSQGAMTEKEFSANLIKRRRILFRPGKQLVQLSENFKTERYSSGTTTPKEDEDDRPVIE is encoded by the coding sequence ATGGCAGTAAAATATCGTTTAGTCCAGAGAAAGGACATGAGTAAGGATGCGGCAGAAGATGCTAAGTTATTTTATGCGGTAAGCAGCTCGACAGGGATGTGTGACACCGACAAATTGTGTGAAATCATAGCAGACCGTTCGGCGGCTACGCCGGGTGACGTGAAGCTGGTGCTCGACGGGGTGTTGCATGTGTTAAGAGAGAAATTACCGGACGGGCAGACCATACAGGTTGGCGACCTGGGGTATTTCCAGGCTTCGTTGGGCAGCCAGGGAGCTATGACGGAGAAAGAATTTTCCGCCAATCTGATCAAACGTCGTCGTATCCTGTTCCGCCCCGGCAAACAGCTGGTGCAGCTGTCTGAAAACTTCAAGACGGAACGTTACTCCTCCGGCACGACTACACCGAAGGAGGACGAAGACGACAGGCCGGTGATCGAGTAG
- a CDS encoding type II toxin-antitoxin system RelE/ParE family toxin, producing the protein MQINWSRKALKELDRIIIQCVDMFGERIAILFYRKIGEYETLLLKNPLLGPPEPLLQDRQRGYRGLLIQDHFKLIYYITDRNIIQIADIWDTRREPQKLIKRIK; encoded by the coding sequence ATGCAAATAAACTGGTCACGCAAAGCCTTAAAGGAATTAGATAGGATTATTATTCAATGCGTCGATATGTTCGGAGAACGTATTGCGATACTTTTTTACCGGAAAATAGGTGAATATGAAACCTTATTATTGAAAAATCCATTACTAGGTCCTCCTGAACCATTGCTTCAGGACCGGCAACGAGGATATCGGGGGCTTCTCATACAAGATCATTTCAAACTGATATATTATATAACAGACAGAAATATCATACAAATAGCGGATATCTGGGATACCCGTCGGGAACCCCAAAAGCTGATTAAACGCATTAAATAA
- a CDS encoding type II toxin-antitoxin system RelE/ParE family toxin, with protein sequence METSIIWTERALATLDSIFEFYKEKSEYIAIKIINRLYHSASTLTIFPTAGVIEPSLEGFPVSFRSLVVEKHFKLIYYIDVDRIYIAEVWDTRQNPASLKVHL encoded by the coding sequence ATGGAAACTTCAATAATATGGACAGAAAGGGCGCTGGCTACATTAGATAGTATATTCGAGTTTTACAAAGAAAAAAGCGAATACATTGCAATAAAAATAATAAACCGGCTATATCATTCAGCCAGCACTCTAACTATATTCCCCACTGCCGGTGTTATTGAACCATCACTGGAAGGATTTCCCGTCAGCTTTCGTTCTCTGGTAGTAGAAAAGCATTTTAAGCTTATCTATTACATAGACGTAGATCGTATATATATTGCAGAAGTCTGGGATACACGGCAAAATCCGGCCAGTCTGAAGGTGCATTTGTAA
- a CDS encoding ATP-binding protein: protein MDNRIYPIGIQNFEKLRKDGYVYVDKTAWVHRLVTTGSYYFLSRPRRFGKSLLISTLEAYFLGKCELFEGLAIEQLEQNWTVRPVFHLDLNIGKYDTPGSLDDILEKNVAKWEELYGANKSERSIALRFAGVIERAVEKTGHRVAILVDEYDKPMLQAIGNSELQKEFRNTLKPFYGVLKTMDGYIKLGFLTGVTKFGKVSVFSDLNNLKDISMRRDYNDICGITDEELYQYFDKDLHLLAEAQGMDYDTVCLEMKKRYDGYHFNVNTSGIYNPFSLLNTFDSMAFGNYWFATGTPSYLVYLLKKHNYRLEDIQGVEVTADVLDSIDSEGTHPIPVIYQSGYLTIKDYDSRFRLYTLDYPNQEVEEGFLNYLMPFYTDKSESEAPFEIRKFVSEVEHANVDGFFRRLQSFFADAPYEVIVGQEPQRNVELFFQNVLYIVFKMMGFHVRVEYHTNRGRVDLVLTTDKYIYLMEFKQDGTAAEALEQIRENRYEQPFQSDSRQLFKIGVNFNSKVRNIEEWVMEE from the coding sequence ATGGACAATAGAATCTATCCGATCGGCATACAGAACTTCGAGAAACTGCGTAAAGACGGTTATGTCTATGTGGACAAGACAGCATGGGTGCATCGGTTGGTGACCACCGGCAGTTACTATTTCCTGAGCCGCCCGCGCCGCTTCGGCAAAAGCCTGCTGATATCTACCCTCGAAGCTTATTTTCTGGGAAAGTGTGAACTGTTTGAAGGCTTGGCCATAGAGCAGTTGGAACAGAACTGGACGGTACGTCCGGTCTTTCACCTCGACCTGAATATCGGTAAATACGATACCCCCGGAAGCCTGGACGACATACTGGAAAAGAACGTTGCCAAATGGGAAGAACTGTATGGTGCCAACAAATCGGAACGTAGCATCGCCCTGCGTTTTGCCGGTGTCATAGAGCGGGCGGTGGAAAAGACGGGCCATCGTGTCGCCATCCTGGTGGACGAATACGACAAACCCATGCTGCAGGCCATCGGTAACAGCGAACTGCAAAAGGAGTTCCGCAACACCCTGAAGCCTTTCTACGGCGTATTGAAGACGATGGACGGCTATATCAAGCTGGGTTTCCTGACCGGCGTTACGAAGTTTGGGAAAGTGAGCGTGTTCAGCGACCTCAACAACCTGAAGGATATATCCATGCGCCGCGACTATAACGATATCTGCGGCATCACAGACGAGGAACTATATCAGTATTTTGACAAAGACCTGCATCTTCTTGCCGAAGCGCAGGGCATGGATTATGACACCGTATGCCTTGAGATGAAGAAGCGCTACGACGGCTATCATTTCAATGTCAACACCTCCGGTATCTACAATCCGTTCAGTCTGCTCAATACGTTCGACTCCATGGCGTTCGGCAATTACTGGTTTGCTACGGGCACTCCCTCTTATCTGGTTTACCTGCTGAAGAAACACAACTATCGGTTGGAAGATATTCAAGGCGTAGAAGTCACTGCAGATGTACTCGACAGCATCGATTCGGAAGGTACCCATCCTATTCCCGTCATCTATCAGAGCGGGTATCTGACCATAAAGGATTATGACAGCCGTTTTAGACTTTATACTTTGGATTATCCCAATCAGGAAGTGGAGGAAGGCTTTTTGAATTATCTGATGCCTTTCTATACAGATAAAAGTGAGTCTGAAGCTCCGTTTGAAATTCGTAAGTTTGTATCCGAAGTAGAGCATGCGAATGTAGACGGCTTTTTCCGCCGCCTGCAGAGTTTCTTTGCAGATGCTCCCTATGAGGTGATTGTTGGTCAGGAGCCGCAACGCAATGTAGAACTGTTTTTTCAGAATGTATTGTATATCGTGTTCAAGATGATGGGCTTCCATGTCCGGGTGGAATATCATACGAACCGTGGTCGTGTGGATCTGGTGCTGACCACCGATAAATATATCTATCTGATGGAATTCAAACAAGATGGTACGGCAGCAGAGGCCCTGGAGCAAATCAGAGAGAACCGTTACGAACAGCCCTTCCAAAGTGATTCACGCCAGCTGTTCAAGATAGGCGTGAACTTCAATAGTAAGGTCAGAAATATAGAGGAATGGGTTATGGAAGAATAA
- a CDS encoding CHC2 zinc finger domain-containing protein, translated as MNIEQLKAANPIERVAARYATLHRAGANYKMLCPFHDDHHPSLMLHVGKQFFKCHACGAGGDVIALVMGMEKCSFAEAVGILTAGSTAGSTSVTHPLPPPQRGKVTPDTTTEANSKASNIISQDQQRVSPSPLERGQGVCNLLSGNQQFLQSLRPCASGHSELSPTWLDFGVGLAPAFVPDAFRTMRSRIVFPIYDAEKVLTGFGARRIDNGLLDAAADSSPKYINTANNGLFDKSRTLYGIHRATEAIRKEGFVFLVEGYKDVLAMHAAGFCHTVALCGTALTDGQAEILSCYTSCLHLLLDGDGPGQKAAAKIAAERQRQFSVRTSFILGGEDPDELFRRLGKAGFRTYLHHLTAQGCYSARRLLGYCLRQPSLAPLLEGMLEADDMRFADSDYNDLLHCLALQEECPEELQVFAGYLEELLPELFPALPELPGVPEGMTDEQIPLSHEVMLRILLTEYYEEKIIGEGRRLRRQIQSVDPADRPTLFRDLHRQLRHLSQITREAERTAAVDERWF; from the coding sequence ATGAATATCGAACAATTGAAAGCCGCCAACCCCATCGAACGCGTGGCGGCGCGTTATGCCACCCTGCATCGGGCAGGCGCCAACTACAAGATGCTATGCCCGTTTCACGACGACCATCATCCGTCGCTGATGCTGCATGTGGGTAAACAGTTTTTCAAATGCCATGCCTGCGGGGCGGGAGGCGATGTGATCGCGCTGGTGATGGGGATGGAGAAATGTTCGTTTGCCGAAGCGGTAGGGATTTTGACGGCAGGATCGACAGCAGGATCTACATCGGTGACACACCCCCTGCCCCCTCCCCAGAGGGGAAAAGTTACTCCTGACACTACAACGGAGGCTAACAGTAAAGCTTCCAATATTATCAGTCAGGATCAACAAAGAGTATCTCCCTCCCCTCTGGAGAGGGGGCAGGGGGTGTGTAATCTTCTCTCCGGCAACCAACAATTCCTGCAATCCCTCCGGCCCTGCGCCTCCGGCCACAGTGAGCTGTCACCTACCTGGCTCGACTTCGGGGTCGGATTGGCTCCGGCCTTTGTGCCCGATGCTTTCCGCACGATGCGCAGCCGCATTGTCTTCCCGATCTACGATGCGGAAAAGGTGCTGACGGGTTTCGGTGCACGCCGTATCGACAATGGCCTGCTGGACGCAGCAGCCGACAGTTCCCCCAAATACATCAACACCGCCAACAACGGACTGTTCGACAAGAGCCGCACGCTCTATGGGATTCACCGGGCAACAGAGGCGATTCGCAAGGAGGGCTTCGTTTTTCTGGTGGAAGGATATAAGGATGTCCTCGCCATGCATGCCGCCGGATTCTGTCACACGGTGGCTTTATGTGGGACAGCGCTGACCGACGGGCAGGCGGAGATTCTCTCGTGCTACACCTCCTGCCTGCATCTTCTGCTCGACGGCGACGGGCCCGGACAGAAGGCTGCCGCAAAGATTGCTGCCGAACGGCAGCGTCAGTTCAGTGTACGTACTTCCTTCATCCTCGGCGGCGAGGATCCCGACGAGTTGTTCCGCCGGCTGGGGAAGGCCGGTTTTCGTACCTATCTGCATCATCTGACCGCACAGGGTTGTTATTCGGCACGCCGTCTGCTGGGGTATTGCCTGCGACAGCCGTCGCTCGCTCCTTTGCTCGAAGGGATGCTCGAAGCGGACGATATGCGGTTTGCCGACAGCGATTACAATGACTTGCTGCATTGCCTGGCGTTGCAGGAGGAGTGTCCGGAGGAGTTGCAGGTGTTCGCCGGTTACCTGGAAGAGTTGCTGCCGGAGTTGTTTCCGGCCCTCCCCGAATTGCCGGGCGTACCGGAGGGGATGACGGATGAGCAGATCCCACTATCGCACGAGGTCATGCTCCGGATACTTCTCACGGAGTATTACGAAGAAAAGATCATCGGTGAAGGCCGCCGTTTGCGTCGGCAGATACAGTCCGTCGACCCGGCTGACCGCCCTACCCTCTTCCGCGACCTTCATCGTCAGCTCCGTCACCTCTCACAGATCACCCGCGAGGCGGAACGGACGGCGGCAGTGGATGAGAGGTGGTTTTAA
- a CDS encoding replicative DNA helicase, whose protein sequence is MTKEANKQQQFPLPLPATEEMERAVILAVIAQSNAIADVAERLLPDMFTNPDYRLVYRAMTALHDREADIDMLSIESEMRLLEPEQAARLNGLGFIADHLLTVRNASHIRTYAAAVVRCWVLRRLCADMKEHAIKAHEPAVDVVSLLGQVHKGVQKLEDFFAVSSTTHAAGEVSRRILDTIYREQSLHAAGEMLQLTTGIAEFDRHLGGLYRGEQLVLAGRPSMGKTALALHMALAVARKGKRVCFFSLEMTERQLVSRLLCMLSGVEPDKLRFKQLAEDDRAKLEAAAEELDRLPLFLNYCSGCTFEEIRAKTMALHRRMPLDLIIVDYLNLIQVNPAGRGEVRDTMDLALGDVCRKLKNLIMEADVAGIVLAQLNRNCEARQDHVPVMSDLRNSGEIEQIADSIAFVYRPEQYREYYDKHTKEDMRGVGQLFIAKNRNGATGEVRFRYNASLTQIYPYKKGTV, encoded by the coding sequence ATGACAAAAGAAGCAAACAAACAACAACAGTTCCCGCTCCCCCTCCCGGCTACGGAAGAGATGGAACGTGCCGTTATCCTGGCCGTTATCGCACAAAGCAATGCCATTGCCGACGTGGCGGAGCGTCTCCTGCCCGATATGTTTACCAACCCCGACTACCGCCTGGTCTACCGTGCCATGACGGCGCTCCACGACCGCGAGGCGGACATCGATATGCTGAGCATCGAAAGCGAAATGCGCCTGCTCGAACCTGAGCAGGCGGCGCGTCTGAACGGGTTGGGATTTATTGCCGACCATCTGCTGACGGTGCGCAATGCGTCGCATATCCGGACGTATGCTGCTGCGGTGGTGCGTTGCTGGGTGTTGCGCCGGCTATGTGCCGATATGAAAGAGCATGCGATCAAGGCGCACGAACCGGCGGTCGACGTGGTGTCGCTGCTCGGACAGGTGCACAAGGGCGTTCAGAAGCTGGAGGATTTCTTTGCCGTCAGCAGCACCACACATGCCGCCGGGGAGGTGAGCCGCCGCATCCTCGATACGATTTACCGCGAACAGAGCTTGCATGCCGCCGGAGAGATGCTGCAACTGACGACGGGCATCGCGGAGTTCGACCGTCATCTGGGCGGTCTTTACCGGGGCGAACAGCTGGTGCTGGCGGGTCGTCCTTCGATGGGGAAGACGGCGCTGGCGCTCCACATGGCGTTGGCGGTGGCACGCAAAGGGAAGCGGGTTTGTTTCTTCAGCCTGGAGATGACGGAACGGCAACTGGTGAGCCGCCTGCTTTGTATGCTGAGCGGCGTGGAGCCCGACAAGCTGCGTTTCAAGCAACTGGCGGAAGACGACCGGGCGAAGCTGGAGGCGGCGGCCGAGGAGCTGGATCGCCTGCCGCTTTTCCTGAACTATTGCAGCGGCTGCACGTTCGAGGAGATCCGGGCGAAGACGATGGCGCTGCACCGTCGGATGCCGCTCGACCTGATCATCGTGGATTACCTCAACCTGATACAGGTGAATCCTGCCGGGCGTGGCGAGGTGAGGGACACGATGGATCTGGCGTTGGGCGATGTGTGCCGTAAGCTGAAGAACCTGATCATGGAGGCGGATGTGGCGGGTATCGTACTGGCGCAATTGAACCGTAACTGTGAGGCGCGTCAGGATCATGTCCCGGTGATGAGCGACCTGCGTAACTCGGGCGAGATCGAGCAGATAGCGGACAGCATCGCGTTTGTCTACCGTCCGGAGCAGTACCGCGAGTATTACGACAAGCATACGAAAGAGGATATGCGTGGCGTGGGCCAGTTGTTCATCGCCAAGAACCGCAACGGGGCGACGGGCGAAGTGCGTTTCCGGTATAACGCCAGCCTGACGCAGATTTATCCTTACAAAAAGGGGACAGTTTAG
- a CDS encoding GLUG motif-containing protein: MRKLILVLNILVMMVCAVWGQDEVWNGESADHLNPIADNENVYHISTAAQLAKLAELVNDGNGFKGKTVILQKDIVLNVGVLDKDGNLQGDVSELNLWRPIGKNYQNSFKGTFDGNNKTVSGVYIDDGDDGAYLGLFGCLGEYDEQDGEIKNVGVVDSYVKGTGRFPYVGGVCGYSYGSISNSYNAGSVTGETENTGEGNTSSAYVGGVCGLSSGGTISNCYNIGSVTGEGKEANGWGYAFVGGVCGSSSDYSSISNCYNAGSVTGEAESLVSVGGVCGDNNGEITGCYYLEVDGVPDKGIGNEDNNEDKTKAAQPQSFAEAMNDLLVGDLKTPWIGKATANGDDITFPTLAQVPKLEEGVYLISSAEELRWFAGKVNANNSNLDGKLIQDIEVSGLKLDEDGKPDSETISAELEQWTPIGKDDDKPFTGTFDGNGYKVLGVYINDNTDNAYLGLFGYLGYGGKIENVGVVDSFVKGTGAEASVGGVCGLNFGTISNSYNAGSVEGGNGASVGGVCGYSEGLISNSYNTGSIEGGESASVGGVCGYSYGSISNSYNTGSIEGGESASVGGVCGDSGGSGKISNSYNTGSVEGGKSASVGGVCGYGDDFNSISNSYNVGSVEGGESAKVGGVCGYSRVTISDSYNVGSVEGGKSAFVGGVCGSSFSGANANGSDCISSITNSYNAGSVEGGDGASVGGVCGDSDSGISSYNRPIISLITNSYNAGSVTGGSEAKVGGVCGYNGGGIYVEDLPIISSITNSYNAGSVTGEGEAKVGGVCGYNNGGEITACFYLVGTAMKGVGAGTDSGNEKADPKTAKDLANEMNDNLEDASWIGSANYENATLTLPYFEGCEPPTVELEVVAVTEAIDFEKEEVKSGASYEVATDLSFSSPLPSGKITWDDNSTIYVRNKTVDPKEISDVIALSRPASPTLSADEEEITATSITLKATTDIEGKDIEYRKESTDESPTIAWQPSPTFGDLTPETEYIFYARIQATESSFASLPIEVNIKTKKGYTITIDAGITNGTVKTDKTIASEGEIVTLTVTPDKDYELETLNVTGTNVSGSGNERTFKMPAKAVTVTATFKEVKPAPAPDPTPDPEPVYYTVTIPESITGAIIHGGGTHQVREGSYIDFSIEIDPAGTGEYPTVTVDGYWWNTLRPDTRGNYRVYVYDDDCDIRIGEVSGYGTYTLTLPADSLFEGDDLYRSGVGIAVTPASSSPSSDALRYPFGTELTLTAVSDTHRTFVEWMDGSRRSPLTFRLREDTEAYAWFRALHPVGNEEIAAASIRIRTERGGTIVVDTPTRLPIAIYALSGQCLRRSESEGTTRFSGLREGSYLVVVGTHSEVVIVR; this comes from the coding sequence ATGAGAAAACTGATACTTGTATTGAATATATTGGTGATGATGGTTTGCGCCGTTTGGGGGCAAGACGAAGTGTGGAATGGAGAGTCGGCTGATCACCTAAACCCGATCGCGGACAATGAAAATGTCTATCATATTTCTACCGCAGCGCAACTGGCTAAATTGGCGGAGTTGGTGAATGATGGGAACGGTTTTAAAGGCAAGACGGTTATATTGCAAAAGGATATTGTTCTTAATGTGGGCGTGTTGGATAAAGATGGGAATTTGCAAGGCGATGTATCCGAGCTTAATCTTTGGAGGCCGATAGGGAAAAACTATCAAAACTCTTTTAAAGGGACCTTTGATGGGAATAATAAAACGGTGTCGGGGGTTTATATTGATGATGGTGACGATGGAGCTTATCTAGGTTTGTTCGGTTGTCTTGGCGAATACGATGAGCAAGACGGTGAAATAAAGAATGTCGGGGTGGTGGATAGTTATGTGAAGGGGACGGGAAGGTTTCCCTATGTCGGCGGTGTGTGTGGCTATAGCTATGGCTCGATCTCCAATAGCTATAATGCCGGTTCGGTGACGGGAGAGACGGAGAATACGGGGGAGGGGAATACCTCCTCTGCCTATGTCGGCGGTGTGTGTGGCCTTAGCTCTGGTGGCACGATCTCCAATTGTTACAATATCGGTTCGGTGACGGGGGAGGGGAAGGAGGCGAATGGATGGGGCTACGCCTTTGTCGGCGGTGTGTGTGGCTCTAGCTCTGACTATAGTTCAATCTCCAATTGTTATAATGCCGGTTCGGTGACGGGGGAGGCGGAAAGCCTAGTCTCTGTCGGTGGCGTGTGTGGCGATAACAACGGTGAAATCACCGGCTGCTACTATCTTGAGGTGGATGGTGTTCCGGATAAAGGGATTGGGAATGAGGATAATAACGAAGATAAGACTAAGGCAGCTCAACCTCAATCTTTTGCCGAAGCAATGAATGACCTCCTAGTAGGAGATCTAAAGACTCCCTGGATAGGCAAAGCCACAGCAAATGGCGACGATATAACCTTCCCCACCCTTGCACAGGTACCGAAATTAGAGGAAGGCGTTTATCTTATCTCTTCAGCAGAGGAATTGCGCTGGTTTGCAGGGAAAGTGAATGCAAATAATAGCAATCTCGATGGCAAGTTGATACAAGATATTGAGGTGTCGGGGTTGAAGCTAGATGAGGATGGGAAGCCGGATAGTGAGACGATATCTGCTGAGCTGGAGCAGTGGACGCCGATAGGGAAAGACGATGACAAACCTTTTACAGGAACCTTTGATGGGAATGGCTACAAGGTGTTGGGGGTTTATATTAATGATAATACAGATAATGCTTACCTAGGCCTGTTCGGTTATCTTGGCTACGGCGGTAAGATAGAGAATGTCGGGGTGGTGGATAGTTTTGTGAAGGGGACAGGAGCAGAAGCCTCTGTCGGCGGCGTGTGTGGCTTGAACTTTGGCACGATCTCCAATAGCTATAATGCCGGTTCGGTAGAGGGCGGAAATGGTGCCTCTGTGGGCGGTGTGTGTGGCTATAGCGAAGGCTTGATATCAAATAGCTATAATACCGGTTCGATAGAGGGAGGAGAGTCTGCCTCTGTGGGCGGCGTGTGTGGCTATAGCTATGGCTCGATATCAAATAGCTATAATACCGGTTCGATAGAGGGAGGAGAATCTGCCTCTGTCGGCGGCGTGTGTGGCGATAGCGGTGGTTCAGGTAAGATCTCCAATAGCTATAACACCGGTTCAGTAGAGGGTGGAAAGTCTGCCTCTGTCGGCGGTGTGTGTGGCTATGGCGATGACTTTAATTCGATCTCCAATAGCTATAATGTAGGTTCGGTAGAGGGTGGAGAGTCTGCCAAGGTCGGCGGCGTGTGTGGCTATAGCCGTGTCACGATCTCCGATAGCTATAATGTAGGTTCGGTAGAGGGTGGAAAGTCTGCCTTTGTTGGCGGCGTGTGTGGCAGTAGCTTTAGTGGTGCTAACGCTAATGGGAGTGACTGTATCAGCTCGATAACAAATAGCTATAATGCTGGTTCGGTAGAGGGTGGAGACGGTGCCTCTGTCGGCGGCGTGTGTGGCGATAGCGATAGCGGTATATCCTCTTACAACCGCCCCATTATTAGCTTGATAACAAATAGCTATAATGCTGGTTCGGTAACGGGTGGAAGCGAAGCCAAGGTGGGTGGCGTGTGTGGCTATAACGGCGGCGGTATATACGTTGAAGACCTCCCCATTATTAGTTCGATAACAAATAGCTATAATGCTGGTTCGGTAACAGGTGAAGGAGAAGCCAAGGTCGGTGGCGTGTGTGGCTATAACAACGGCGGTGAAATTACCGCCTGCTTCTACCTTGTAGGAACGGCAATGAAAGGGGTTGGGGCTGGCACCGATAGTGGTAATGAGAAAGCCGACCCGAAAACGGCTAAAGATTTGGCTAATGAGATGAATGATAACTTGGAAGACGCTTCTTGGATAGGTTCCGCTAATTATGAAAACGCTACTCTCACTTTGCCATACTTTGAGGGTTGCGAGCCGCCGACAGTGGAGTTGGAGGTTGTGGCTGTGACGGAAGCGATAGACTTCGAAAAGGAGGAAGTGAAGAGTGGCGCAAGTTATGAAGTGGCAACAGACTTATCGTTTTCTTCTCCATTGCCGTCAGGTAAAATTACTTGGGATGACAATTCTACTATCTACGTTCGTAACAAGACTGTTGATCCTAAAGAGATCAGCGATGTCATCGCCCTTTCACGCCCGGCAAGCCCGACACTTTCGGCGGATGAGGAAGAGATAACAGCAACCAGTATTACATTGAAAGCTACTACAGATATAGAAGGTAAGGATATTGAGTATAGGAAAGAGAGTACTGATGAGTCTCCTACCATCGCTTGGCAGCCAAGTCCAACCTTTGGCGATCTTACTCCTGAGACCGAATACATCTTCTATGCCCGTATCCAGGCTACGGAAAGCAGCTTTGCTTCTTTGCCAATCGAGGTGAATATTAAAACAAAAAAAGGCTATACGATCACGATTGATGCTGGTATTACTAATGGTACAGTTAAAACTGATAAGACAATAGCCTCTGAAGGCGAGATTGTCACCCTAACGGTCACCCCTGATAAAGACTACGAGCTGGAAACACTGAATGTGACTGGTACGAATGTTTCCGGTTCCGGCAACGAACGTACTTTTAAGATGCCAGCTAAGGCCGTAACCGTCACGGCTACTTTCAAGGAAGTGAAGCCAGCCCCAGCGCCCGACCCAACTCCCGACCCCGAACCTGTCTACTACACCGTCACGATCCCCGAGTCGATCACCGGAGCCATCATCCACGGCGGCGGTACGCATCAGGTGCGCGAAGGCAGCTACATCGACTTCTCCATCGAGATCGACCCGGCAGGCACAGGCGAGTATCCGACCGTCACCGTCGACGGCTATTGGTGGAACACGCTCAGACCCGACACGCGAGGCAACTACCGCGTCTATGTCTACGACGACGATTGCGACATCCGTATCGGCGAAGTGAGCGGCTACGGCACCTACACCCTGACGCTTCCCGCCGACAGCCTCTTCGAGGGCGACGACCTCTATCGCAGCGGCGTGGGTATCGCAGTTACGCCCGCTTCGTCTTCCCCTTCATCCGACGCGCTCCGTTACCCCTTCGGCACGGAGCTGACGCTCACGGCCGTGAGCGACACCCATCGCACCTTCGTCGAGTGGATGGACGGCAGTCGACGCTCGCCGCTGACCTTCCGTCTGCGTGAAGACACCGAGGCTTACGCCTGGTTCCGTGCGCTTCACCCCGTGGGCAACGAAGAGATCGCCGCCGCCTCCATCCGTATCCGTACGGAACGTGGAGGC